Proteins encoded within one genomic window of Cucumis sativus cultivar 9930 chromosome 3, Cucumber_9930_V3, whole genome shotgun sequence:
- the LOC101217008 gene encoding uncharacterized protein LOC101217008 isoform X6: MKKKLRDIVAKRCVDFDSRESRKRRSKRLKSLSVGLATTEDGNDGEMNEREGDNITNKLFVDQSQDFLPVVGKKPPNIRDNLDSTHMTPRSPLPSDSLASLALLKLASRGQVSPILDRSQNVGELVNVCEPSRQQLPKKRRGPTKTKPIAIEECNKVGVTFDQFGQPIEEASIGLSSFLGPLVREVVPVTLSDWRKLSTRSKEILWTSIQFRYNVKEDWQRKCIFQKMGRLWRAEKSRILSQIQSTSTNEELVKMKPSNIQSVHDWMEFVKEKKSTRFKAKSEKFKSMKEMQLPSTRRKSYTRLAEEMAMQNKLSDNVAKRCIDFDSKAPRKRRSKRLKFLSIDLATTEDVNDGEINSMEGVNITNKLFVDQSQDSLPVAGNERPNIGDNLDSTHTTPESPLPSDSLASLTLLKLASRGQVSPILDRSQNVGEHINDSEPTMQQHPKKRRGPTKMKPIAIEECNKVDITFDQFGQPIGEASIGLSSFLGALVREVVPVTLSNWRKLSTTSKEILWTSIQLRYNVKEVWQRKCIFRKMGRLWRAGKSRIVSQIQSTSTNEELVKMKPSNVQSMHDWMDFVKEKKSATFKAKSEKFKSMKKMQLPHTCSRKGYARLAEEMRKSCLDSSSVTRIALLAKAHRKKDENPVNSQVTETLGMEKKLSDMVAKRCIYFDPKTLQKRRSKRLESFSIGPATTEDDNDGKMNKEGDNITNKFFIDQSQNSMAAGNKAPNIGDNHDSTHTIPSSPLPLDSDSTDRTPSSPLSLDRSQNSGEHINVSEQTMQQLPNNCRDPTRMGANAIEECNKVDIIFNEFGQPIGEASIGLSSFLGPLVREVVPVTLNDWRKLSTRSKEVLWKSVQLRYNMKEDWQRKYIFQKMGRLWRAGKSRIVSQIQSTSTSEELVKMKPSNIKSMHDWMNFVKEKKSAMFKAKSEKFKSMKKKQLPHTCSRKGYARLAEEMKKGCPDSSSVSRVAVWAKAHRKKDGNPVNSQVAEALERIEQIDNEDGHYAELEETNDNEGIITGSNNVINDAISKVLGPDQGGALGFGVTVKKFSQREHYTKLEEKYKKMEGEMSEMRSLMSQILKSQGNGSEHLSNATNEQIVNNVATNPIGSSPLSINDNNALPKCKMLDWCGTGEVVAEGRWSSNDPKVIVHHVPLGPQAVKVWVDLPKRSDAFLWRPNSEMHYIKDAVGSAVAWPLDKVVMSMYII, translated from the exons atgaagaagaaactaaGAGATATTGTTGCCAAAAGATGTGTTGATTTTGATTCAAGGGAATCACGAAAGAGGCGTTCTAAGCGCTTGAAATCTCTTTCAGTTGGCCTAGCAACTACAGAGGATGGCAACGATGGAGAAATGAATGAGAGGGAAGGAGATAACATTACAAATAAGTTGTTTGTTGACCAATCTCAAGATTTTTTGCCAGTAGTTGGAAAAAAGCCACCTAATATTAGAGACAATCTTGATAGTACGCACATGACTCCAAGATCACCATTACCATCAGATTCGCTAGCATCTCTTGCCCTTTTGAAGTTAGCTTCTAGGGGACAAGTTTCACCAATTTTAGATAGATCACAAAATGTAGGAGAACTTGTCAATGTTTGTGAGCCAAGTAGGCAACAACTTCCTAAGAAACGTAGAGGCCCTACAAAAACGAAACCCATTGCAATTGAGGAGTGCAATAAAGTGGGTGTAACATTCGACCAGTTTGGACAACCAATTGAGGAGGCTTCGATTGGGTTGTCTTCATTTTTAGGTCCACTCGTGAGAGAGGTAGTGCCTGTGACTTTAAGTGATTGGAGAAAATTGTCAACAAGATCCAAAGAAATTTTATGGACATCAATTCAA TTTAGGTATAATGTGAAAGAAGATTGGCAAAGAAAATGTATCTTTCAAAAGATGGGTAGACTGTGGAGAGCAGAAAAATCACGAATTTTGTCACAAATTCAATCAACTTCCACTAATGAAGAGCTTGTTAAAATGAAGCCATCCAATATACAATCTGTGCACGATTGGATGGAATttgtgaaagaaaagaagagcaCAAGGTTCAAG GCTAAAAGtgaaaagttcaaatcaaTGAAGGAGATGCAACTTCCAAGTACACGTCGTAAGAGTTATACTAGATTGGCAGAAGAAATG GCAATGCAGAATAAATTAAGCGATAATGTGGCCAAAAGATGtattgattttgattcaaaGGCACCACGAAAGAGACGTTCCAAGCgattaaaatttctttcaataGACCTAGCAACTACTGAGGATGTCAACGATGGAGAAATAAATTCCATGGAAGGAGTTAACATCACAAATAAGTTGTTTGTCGACCAATCTCAAGATTCTTTGCCAGTAGCTGGGAATGAGCGACCTAATATTGGAGACAATCTTGATAGTACACACACCACTCCAGAATCACCTTTACCATCAGATTCGCTAGCATCTCTTACCCTTTTGAAGTTAGCTTCTAGGGGACAAGTTTCACCAATTTTAGATAGGTCACAAAATGTAGGAGAGCATATCAATGATTCTGAACCAACCATGCAACAACACCCCAAGAAACGTAGAGGCCCTACAAAAATGAAACCCATCGCAATTGAGGAGTGCAATAAAGTGGATATAACCTTCGACCAGTTTGGACAACCAATTGGGGAGGCTTCAATTGGGTTGTCTTCATTTTTAGGTGCACTCGTGAGAGAGGTAGTGCCTGTGACTTTAAGCAATTGGAGAAAATTGTCTACAACATCCAAAGAAATTTTATGGACATCAATTCAA TTAAGATATAATGTGAAAGAAGTTTGgcaaagaaaatgtatttttcgAAAGATGGGTAGATTATGGAGAGCAGGAAAATCACGAATTGTTTCACAAATTCAATCAACTTCCACTAATGAAGAACTTGTTAAAATGAAGCCATCCAATGTACAATCTATGCACGATTGGATGGACTttgtgaaagaaaagaagagtgCAACGTTCAAG gctaaaagtgaaaagttcaaatcaaTGAAGAAGATGCAACTTCCACACACATGTAGTCGAAAGGGTTATGCTCGATTGGCAGAAGAAATG agaaAAAGTTGTTTGGATTCATCATCTGTGACAAGGATTGCATTGCTGGCAAAAGCACACaggaagaaagatgaaaatccTGTTAACTCACAAGTTACAGAAACGTTG ggAATGGAGAAGAAACTAAGTGATATGGTTGCCAAAAgatgtatttattttgatccAAAGACACTACAAAAGAGACGTTCTAAGCGCTTGGAATCTTTTTCAATAGGCCCAGCAACTACGGAGGATGACAACGATGGAAAAATGAACAAGGAAGGAGATAACATCACAAATAAGTTCTTCATTGACCAATCTCAAAATTCCATGGCAGCTGGAAATAAGGCACCTAATATTGGAGACAATCATGACAGTACACACACAATTCCAAGTTCACCATTACCATTAGATAGTGACAGTACAGACAGAACTCCAAGTTCACCTTTATCATTAGATAGATCGCAAAATTCAGGAGAACATATAAATGTTTCTGAACAAACTATGCAACAACTCCCCAACAACTGTAGAGACCCTACTAGAATGGGAGCCAATGCAATTGAGGAGTGCAATAAAGTGGATATAATCTTCAATGAGTTTGGACAACCAATTGGCGAGGCTTCAATTGGGTTGTCTTCATTTCTAGGTCCACTCGTGAGAGAGGTAGTGCCTGTGACTTTAAACGATTGGAGAAAATTGTCAACAAGATCTAAGGAAGTTTTATGGAAATCAGTTCAA ttaagatataatatgaaagaagattggcaaagaaaatatatctttCAAAAGATGGGTAGATTGTGGAGAGCAGGAAAATCACGAATTGTGTCACAAATTCAATCAACTTCCACTAGTGAAGAACTTGTTAAAATGAAGCCATCCAATATAAAATCAATGCACGATTGGATGAACTttgtgaaagaaaagaaaagcgcAATGTTCAAG GCTAAAAGtgaaaagttcaaatcaatgaagaagaagcaacTTCCACATACATGTAGTCGCAAGGGTTATGCTCGATTGGCAGAAGAAATG aaAAAAGGTTGTCCAGATTCATCATCAGTGTCTAGGGTTGCAGTATGGGCAAAAGCACACAGGAAAAAAGACGGAAATCCTGTTAACTCACAAGTTGCAGAAGCATTG gAGCGTATTGAACAAATTGACAATGAAG ATGGTCATTATGCAGAACTTGAAGAAACAAATGACAATGAAGGGATAATCACTGGTTCAAATAATGTGATCAATGATGCAATAAGCAAAGTTCTTGGTCCTGATCAGGGTGGAGCACTTGGATTTGGAGTCACTGTCAAAAAGTTTTCTCAACGAGAACATTATACCAAACtggaagaaaagtataaaaagATGGAAGGAGAAATGTCTGAAATGAGATCTTTGATGTCTCAAATTCTCAAATCTCAA GGTAATGGAAGTGAGCACCTTTCTAATGCTACAAATGAACAAATTGTTAACAACGTTGCTACTAATCCAATTGGATCTTCACCTTTG AGTATTAATGACAACAATGCTCTTCCCAAGTGCAAAATGTTAGATTGGTGTGGTACAGGAGAGGTAGTTGCTGAAGGTCGATGGTCTTCAAATGACCCTAAAGTCATTGTTCATCATGTTCCCCTCGGTCCACAAGCCGTAAAAGTGTGGGTGGACTTGCCAAAGAGGTCGGATGCATTTTTATGGAGACCTAACTCAGAAATGCATTACATCAAGGATGCTGTTGGTAGTGCAGTAGCATGGCCTCTTGACAAAGTTGTTATGAGTATGTACATTATTTAA
- the LOC101217008 gene encoding uncharacterized protein LOC101217008 isoform X5, with the protein MKKKLRDIVAKRCVDFDSRESRKRRSKRLKSLSVGLATTEDGNDGEMNEREGDNITNKLFVDQSQDFLPVVGKKPPNIRDNLDSTHMTPRSPLPSDSLASLALLKLASRGQVSPILDRSQNVGELVNVCEPSRQQLPKKRRGPTKTKPIAIEECNKVGVTFDQFGQPIEEASIGLSSFLGPLVREVVPVTLSDWRKLSTRSKEILWTSIQFRYNVKEDWQRKCIFQKMGRLWRAEKSRILSQIQSTSTNEELVKMKPSNIQSVHDWMEFVKEKKSTRFKNKLSDNVAKRCIDFDSKAPRKRRSKRLKFLSIDLATTEDVNDGEINSMEGVNITNKLFVDQSQDSLPVAGNERPNIGDNLDSTHTTPESPLPSDSLASLTLLKLASRGQVSPILDRSQNVGEHINDSEPTMQQHPKKRRGPTKMKPIAIEECNKVDITFDQFGQPIGEASIGLSSFLGALVREVVPVTLSNWRKLSTTSKEILWTSIQLRYNVKEVWQRKCIFRKMGRLWRAGKSRIVSQIQSTSTNEELVKMKPSNVQSMHDWMDFVKEKKSATFKAKSEKFKSMKKMQLPHTCSRKGYARLAEEMRKSCLDSSSVTRIALLAKAHRKKDENPVNSQVTETLGMEKKLSDMVAKRCIYFDPKTLQKRRSKRLESFSIGPATTEDDNDGKMNKEGDNITNKFFIDQSQNSMAAGNKAPNIGDNHDSTHTIPSSPLPLDSDSTDRTPSSPLSLDRSQNSGEHINVSEQTMQQLPNNCRDPTRMGANAIEECNKVDIIFNEFGQPIGEASIGLSSFLGPLVREVVPVTLNDWRKLSTRSKEVLWKSVQLRYNMKEDWQRKYIFQKMGRLWRAGKSRIVSQIQSTSTSEELVKMKPSNIKSMHDWMNFVKEKKSAMFKAKSEKFKSMKKKQLPHTCSRKGYARLAEEMKKGCPDSSSVSRVAVWAKAHRKKDGNPVNSQVAEALERIEQIDNEGIKTTSNNVGNEAISKVLGSDRGDTGALGFGVTVKKFSLLSQLDGHYAELEETNDNEGIITGSNNVINDAISKVLGPDQGGALGFGVTVKKFSQREHYTKLEEKYKKMEGEMSEMRSLMSQILKSQGNGSEHLSNATNEQIVNNVATNPIGSSPLSINDNNALPKCKMLDWCGTGEVVAEGRWSSNDPKVIVHHVPLGPQAVKVWVDLPKRSDAFLWRPNSEMHYIKDAVGSAVAWPLDKVVMSMYII; encoded by the exons atgaagaagaaactaaGAGATATTGTTGCCAAAAGATGTGTTGATTTTGATTCAAGGGAATCACGAAAGAGGCGTTCTAAGCGCTTGAAATCTCTTTCAGTTGGCCTAGCAACTACAGAGGATGGCAACGATGGAGAAATGAATGAGAGGGAAGGAGATAACATTACAAATAAGTTGTTTGTTGACCAATCTCAAGATTTTTTGCCAGTAGTTGGAAAAAAGCCACCTAATATTAGAGACAATCTTGATAGTACGCACATGACTCCAAGATCACCATTACCATCAGATTCGCTAGCATCTCTTGCCCTTTTGAAGTTAGCTTCTAGGGGACAAGTTTCACCAATTTTAGATAGATCACAAAATGTAGGAGAACTTGTCAATGTTTGTGAGCCAAGTAGGCAACAACTTCCTAAGAAACGTAGAGGCCCTACAAAAACGAAACCCATTGCAATTGAGGAGTGCAATAAAGTGGGTGTAACATTCGACCAGTTTGGACAACCAATTGAGGAGGCTTCGATTGGGTTGTCTTCATTTTTAGGTCCACTCGTGAGAGAGGTAGTGCCTGTGACTTTAAGTGATTGGAGAAAATTGTCAACAAGATCCAAAGAAATTTTATGGACATCAATTCAA TTTAGGTATAATGTGAAAGAAGATTGGCAAAGAAAATGTATCTTTCAAAAGATGGGTAGACTGTGGAGAGCAGAAAAATCACGAATTTTGTCACAAATTCAATCAACTTCCACTAATGAAGAGCTTGTTAAAATGAAGCCATCCAATATACAATCTGTGCACGATTGGATGGAATttgtgaaagaaaagaagagcaCAAGGTTCAAG AATAAATTAAGCGATAATGTGGCCAAAAGATGtattgattttgattcaaaGGCACCACGAAAGAGACGTTCCAAGCgattaaaatttctttcaataGACCTAGCAACTACTGAGGATGTCAACGATGGAGAAATAAATTCCATGGAAGGAGTTAACATCACAAATAAGTTGTTTGTCGACCAATCTCAAGATTCTTTGCCAGTAGCTGGGAATGAGCGACCTAATATTGGAGACAATCTTGATAGTACACACACCACTCCAGAATCACCTTTACCATCAGATTCGCTAGCATCTCTTACCCTTTTGAAGTTAGCTTCTAGGGGACAAGTTTCACCAATTTTAGATAGGTCACAAAATGTAGGAGAGCATATCAATGATTCTGAACCAACCATGCAACAACACCCCAAGAAACGTAGAGGCCCTACAAAAATGAAACCCATCGCAATTGAGGAGTGCAATAAAGTGGATATAACCTTCGACCAGTTTGGACAACCAATTGGGGAGGCTTCAATTGGGTTGTCTTCATTTTTAGGTGCACTCGTGAGAGAGGTAGTGCCTGTGACTTTAAGCAATTGGAGAAAATTGTCTACAACATCCAAAGAAATTTTATGGACATCAATTCAA TTAAGATATAATGTGAAAGAAGTTTGgcaaagaaaatgtatttttcgAAAGATGGGTAGATTATGGAGAGCAGGAAAATCACGAATTGTTTCACAAATTCAATCAACTTCCACTAATGAAGAACTTGTTAAAATGAAGCCATCCAATGTACAATCTATGCACGATTGGATGGACTttgtgaaagaaaagaagagtgCAACGTTCAAG gctaaaagtgaaaagttcaaatcaaTGAAGAAGATGCAACTTCCACACACATGTAGTCGAAAGGGTTATGCTCGATTGGCAGAAGAAATG agaaAAAGTTGTTTGGATTCATCATCTGTGACAAGGATTGCATTGCTGGCAAAAGCACACaggaagaaagatgaaaatccTGTTAACTCACAAGTTACAGAAACGTTG ggAATGGAGAAGAAACTAAGTGATATGGTTGCCAAAAgatgtatttattttgatccAAAGACACTACAAAAGAGACGTTCTAAGCGCTTGGAATCTTTTTCAATAGGCCCAGCAACTACGGAGGATGACAACGATGGAAAAATGAACAAGGAAGGAGATAACATCACAAATAAGTTCTTCATTGACCAATCTCAAAATTCCATGGCAGCTGGAAATAAGGCACCTAATATTGGAGACAATCATGACAGTACACACACAATTCCAAGTTCACCATTACCATTAGATAGTGACAGTACAGACAGAACTCCAAGTTCACCTTTATCATTAGATAGATCGCAAAATTCAGGAGAACATATAAATGTTTCTGAACAAACTATGCAACAACTCCCCAACAACTGTAGAGACCCTACTAGAATGGGAGCCAATGCAATTGAGGAGTGCAATAAAGTGGATATAATCTTCAATGAGTTTGGACAACCAATTGGCGAGGCTTCAATTGGGTTGTCTTCATTTCTAGGTCCACTCGTGAGAGAGGTAGTGCCTGTGACTTTAAACGATTGGAGAAAATTGTCAACAAGATCTAAGGAAGTTTTATGGAAATCAGTTCAA ttaagatataatatgaaagaagattggcaaagaaaatatatctttCAAAAGATGGGTAGATTGTGGAGAGCAGGAAAATCACGAATTGTGTCACAAATTCAATCAACTTCCACTAGTGAAGAACTTGTTAAAATGAAGCCATCCAATATAAAATCAATGCACGATTGGATGAACTttgtgaaagaaaagaaaagcgcAATGTTCAAG GCTAAAAGtgaaaagttcaaatcaatgaagaagaagcaacTTCCACATACATGTAGTCGCAAGGGTTATGCTCGATTGGCAGAAGAAATG aaAAAAGGTTGTCCAGATTCATCATCAGTGTCTAGGGTTGCAGTATGGGCAAAAGCACACAGGAAAAAAGACGGAAATCCTGTTAACTCACAAGTTGCAGAAGCATTG gAGCGTATTGAACAAATTGACAATGAAGGTATAAAGACTACCTCAAATAATGTTGGCAATGAAGCAATAAGTAAAGTTCTTGGTTCTGACCGGGGTGATACTGGAGCACTTGGATTTGGAGTCACTgtaaaaaagttttctttactGTCTCAACTAGATGGTCATTATGCAGAACTTGAAGAAACAAATGACAATGAAGGGATAATCACTGGTTCAAATAATGTGATCAATGATGCAATAAGCAAAGTTCTTGGTCCTGATCAGGGTGGAGCACTTGGATTTGGAGTCACTGTCAAAAAGTTTTCTCAACGAGAACATTATACCAAACtggaagaaaagtataaaaagATGGAAGGAGAAATGTCTGAAATGAGATCTTTGATGTCTCAAATTCTCAAATCTCAA GGTAATGGAAGTGAGCACCTTTCTAATGCTACAAATGAACAAATTGTTAACAACGTTGCTACTAATCCAATTGGATCTTCACCTTTG AGTATTAATGACAACAATGCTCTTCCCAAGTGCAAAATGTTAGATTGGTGTGGTACAGGAGAGGTAGTTGCTGAAGGTCGATGGTCTTCAAATGACCCTAAAGTCATTGTTCATCATGTTCCCCTCGGTCCACAAGCCGTAAAAGTGTGGGTGGACTTGCCAAAGAGGTCGGATGCATTTTTATGGAGACCTAACTCAGAAATGCATTACATCAAGGATGCTGTTGGTAGTGCAGTAGCATGGCCTCTTGACAAAGTTGTTATGAGTATGTACATTATTTAA
- the LOC101217008 gene encoding uncharacterized protein LOC101217008 isoform X8 yields the protein MKKKLRDIVAKRCVDFDSRESRKRRSKRLKSLSVGLATTEDGNDGEMNEREGDNITNKLFVDQSQDFLPVVGKKPPNIRDNLDSTHMTPRSPLPSDSLASLALLKLASRGQVSPILDRSQNVGELVNVCEPSRQQLPKKRRGPTKTKPIAIEECNKVGVTFDQFGQPIEEASIGLSSFLGPLVREVVPVTLSDWRKLSTRSKEILWTSIQFRYNVKEDWQRKCIFQKMGRLWRAEKSRILSQIQSTSTNEELVKMKPSNIQSVHDWMEFVKEKKSTRFKAKSEKFKSMKEMQLPSTRRKSYTRLAEEMAMQNKLSDNVAKRCIDFDSKAPRKRRSKRLKFLSIDLATTEDVNDGEINSMEGVNITNKLFVDQSQDSLPVAGNERPNIGDNLDSTHTTPESPLPSDSLASLTLLKLASRGQVSPILDRSQNVGEHINDSEPTMQQHPKKRRGPTKMKPIAIEECNKVDITFDQFGQPIGEASIGLSSFLGALVREVVPVTLSNWRKLSTTSKEILWTSIQGMEKKLSDMVAKRCIYFDPKTLQKRRSKRLESFSIGPATTEDDNDGKMNKEGDNITNKFFIDQSQNSMAAGNKAPNIGDNHDSTHTIPSSPLPLDSDSTDRTPSSPLSLDRSQNSGEHINVSEQTMQQLPNNCRDPTRMGANAIEECNKVDIIFNEFGQPIGEASIGLSSFLGPLVREVVPVTLNDWRKLSTRSKEVLWKSVQLRYNMKEDWQRKYIFQKMGRLWRAGKSRIVSQIQSTSTSEELVKMKPSNIKSMHDWMNFVKEKKSAMFKAKSEKFKSMKKKQLPHTCSRKGYARLAEEMKKGCPDSSSVSRVAVWAKAHRKKDGNPVNSQVAEALERIEQIDNEGIKTTSNNVGNEAISKVLGSDRGDTGALGFGVTVKKFSLLSQLDGHYAELEETNDNEGIITGSNNVINDAISKVLGPDQGGALGFGVTVKKFSQREHYTKLEEKYKKMEGEMSEMRSLMSQILKSQGNGSEHLSNATNEQIVNNVATNPIGSSPLSINDNNALPKCKMLDWCGTGEVVAEGRWSSNDPKVIVHHVPLGPQAVKVWVDLPKRSDAFLWRPNSEMHYIKDAVGSAVAWPLDKVVMSMYII from the exons atgaagaagaaactaaGAGATATTGTTGCCAAAAGATGTGTTGATTTTGATTCAAGGGAATCACGAAAGAGGCGTTCTAAGCGCTTGAAATCTCTTTCAGTTGGCCTAGCAACTACAGAGGATGGCAACGATGGAGAAATGAATGAGAGGGAAGGAGATAACATTACAAATAAGTTGTTTGTTGACCAATCTCAAGATTTTTTGCCAGTAGTTGGAAAAAAGCCACCTAATATTAGAGACAATCTTGATAGTACGCACATGACTCCAAGATCACCATTACCATCAGATTCGCTAGCATCTCTTGCCCTTTTGAAGTTAGCTTCTAGGGGACAAGTTTCACCAATTTTAGATAGATCACAAAATGTAGGAGAACTTGTCAATGTTTGTGAGCCAAGTAGGCAACAACTTCCTAAGAAACGTAGAGGCCCTACAAAAACGAAACCCATTGCAATTGAGGAGTGCAATAAAGTGGGTGTAACATTCGACCAGTTTGGACAACCAATTGAGGAGGCTTCGATTGGGTTGTCTTCATTTTTAGGTCCACTCGTGAGAGAGGTAGTGCCTGTGACTTTAAGTGATTGGAGAAAATTGTCAACAAGATCCAAAGAAATTTTATGGACATCAATTCAA TTTAGGTATAATGTGAAAGAAGATTGGCAAAGAAAATGTATCTTTCAAAAGATGGGTAGACTGTGGAGAGCAGAAAAATCACGAATTTTGTCACAAATTCAATCAACTTCCACTAATGAAGAGCTTGTTAAAATGAAGCCATCCAATATACAATCTGTGCACGATTGGATGGAATttgtgaaagaaaagaagagcaCAAGGTTCAAG GCTAAAAGtgaaaagttcaaatcaaTGAAGGAGATGCAACTTCCAAGTACACGTCGTAAGAGTTATACTAGATTGGCAGAAGAAATG GCAATGCAGAATAAATTAAGCGATAATGTGGCCAAAAGATGtattgattttgattcaaaGGCACCACGAAAGAGACGTTCCAAGCgattaaaatttctttcaataGACCTAGCAACTACTGAGGATGTCAACGATGGAGAAATAAATTCCATGGAAGGAGTTAACATCACAAATAAGTTGTTTGTCGACCAATCTCAAGATTCTTTGCCAGTAGCTGGGAATGAGCGACCTAATATTGGAGACAATCTTGATAGTACACACACCACTCCAGAATCACCTTTACCATCAGATTCGCTAGCATCTCTTACCCTTTTGAAGTTAGCTTCTAGGGGACAAGTTTCACCAATTTTAGATAGGTCACAAAATGTAGGAGAGCATATCAATGATTCTGAACCAACCATGCAACAACACCCCAAGAAACGTAGAGGCCCTACAAAAATGAAACCCATCGCAATTGAGGAGTGCAATAAAGTGGATATAACCTTCGACCAGTTTGGACAACCAATTGGGGAGGCTTCAATTGGGTTGTCTTCATTTTTAGGTGCACTCGTGAGAGAGGTAGTGCCTGTGACTTTAAGCAATTGGAGAAAATTGTCTACAACATCCAAAGAAATTTTATGGACATCAATTCAA ggAATGGAGAAGAAACTAAGTGATATGGTTGCCAAAAgatgtatttattttgatccAAAGACACTACAAAAGAGACGTTCTAAGCGCTTGGAATCTTTTTCAATAGGCCCAGCAACTACGGAGGATGACAACGATGGAAAAATGAACAAGGAAGGAGATAACATCACAAATAAGTTCTTCATTGACCAATCTCAAAATTCCATGGCAGCTGGAAATAAGGCACCTAATATTGGAGACAATCATGACAGTACACACACAATTCCAAGTTCACCATTACCATTAGATAGTGACAGTACAGACAGAACTCCAAGTTCACCTTTATCATTAGATAGATCGCAAAATTCAGGAGAACATATAAATGTTTCTGAACAAACTATGCAACAACTCCCCAACAACTGTAGAGACCCTACTAGAATGGGAGCCAATGCAATTGAGGAGTGCAATAAAGTGGATATAATCTTCAATGAGTTTGGACAACCAATTGGCGAGGCTTCAATTGGGTTGTCTTCATTTCTAGGTCCACTCGTGAGAGAGGTAGTGCCTGTGACTTTAAACGATTGGAGAAAATTGTCAACAAGATCTAAGGAAGTTTTATGGAAATCAGTTCAA ttaagatataatatgaaagaagattggcaaagaaaatatatctttCAAAAGATGGGTAGATTGTGGAGAGCAGGAAAATCACGAATTGTGTCACAAATTCAATCAACTTCCACTAGTGAAGAACTTGTTAAAATGAAGCCATCCAATATAAAATCAATGCACGATTGGATGAACTttgtgaaagaaaagaaaagcgcAATGTTCAAG GCTAAAAGtgaaaagttcaaatcaatgaagaagaagcaacTTCCACATACATGTAGTCGCAAGGGTTATGCTCGATTGGCAGAAGAAATG aaAAAAGGTTGTCCAGATTCATCATCAGTGTCTAGGGTTGCAGTATGGGCAAAAGCACACAGGAAAAAAGACGGAAATCCTGTTAACTCACAAGTTGCAGAAGCATTG gAGCGTATTGAACAAATTGACAATGAAGGTATAAAGACTACCTCAAATAATGTTGGCAATGAAGCAATAAGTAAAGTTCTTGGTTCTGACCGGGGTGATACTGGAGCACTTGGATTTGGAGTCACTgtaaaaaagttttctttactGTCTCAACTAGATGGTCATTATGCAGAACTTGAAGAAACAAATGACAATGAAGGGATAATCACTGGTTCAAATAATGTGATCAATGATGCAATAAGCAAAGTTCTTGGTCCTGATCAGGGTGGAGCACTTGGATTTGGAGTCACTGTCAAAAAGTTTTCTCAACGAGAACATTATACCAAACtggaagaaaagtataaaaagATGGAAGGAGAAATGTCTGAAATGAGATCTTTGATGTCTCAAATTCTCAAATCTCAA GGTAATGGAAGTGAGCACCTTTCTAATGCTACAAATGAACAAATTGTTAACAACGTTGCTACTAATCCAATTGGATCTTCACCTTTG AGTATTAATGACAACAATGCTCTTCCCAAGTGCAAAATGTTAGATTGGTGTGGTACAGGAGAGGTAGTTGCTGAAGGTCGATGGTCTTCAAATGACCCTAAAGTCATTGTTCATCATGTTCCCCTCGGTCCACAAGCCGTAAAAGTGTGGGTGGACTTGCCAAAGAGGTCGGATGCATTTTTATGGAGACCTAACTCAGAAATGCATTACATCAAGGATGCTGTTGGTAGTGCAGTAGCATGGCCTCTTGACAAAGTTGTTATGAGTATGTACATTATTTAA